The DNA window GAAACTGGCGATTGCCGCACCGGTTAAACACCAGCACGACATGAGCGCGATGGCGTCGACCAAAGCGGGGCCGGGCAGCATGGCGGGGAAAGGTGGTAAAGGCATCATTTCCACGAAAACCGCCCGTGCCGCTGCCAGCGCAAAACGTATCACCGAGCAACCCGCCGACTGGACTAACGGCCCCGATCAGACCGTGACCATCGGCACCAAGCCGGGCCTGAAATTCGACATCGAGAGCGTCGAGGTGAAAGCCGGTAGCCGTGTAAAGTGGGTGTTCAACAACAACGACGACATGCTGCACAACTGCGTCATCACCAAACCCGGCATGGCCGACGCGGTGGGCGACGCAGCTCTCAAGCTGAACCTGAACGGCCCCAAGCTCAACTACGTACCGATGACGGGCAACGTGGTTTATCACACCAACATCCTGCAACCCGAATCATCGGAAGCGATCTACTTCGTTGCCCCGTCGGAACCCGGCGACTACCAGTACATCTGTAGCTTCCCCGGCCACGCATCGCTCATGCGCGGCACGATCAAGGTAGTGAAGTAGGGGTTTTACCTCACCCCCGGCCCCTCTCCTAAAACAGGAGAGGGGTGTCGTTAACGACAGGCACCGTTTCGTTGCTTCGAGTCTATGGTACAGATTTATCTGCGGACTAAAATAGCATCCACTCGAATAGCGATTGGATGCACCCCTCTCCTGTTTTAGGAGAGGGGCTGGGGGTGAGGTAAACCCCTCAACACAATTTTTCTCCACGTCCGGCATTATCTACTTAGCTAATGCCGGACGTTTCCATTTCCTCTTTTATGACCCGATACCTGCTCCTCTCTATTTCCCTACTCACCACACACATCATTTACGGCCAGTCCGACAGCATCCGATTAAATCAGCTTGGCTATTACCCCAATGCCACTAAACAAATCGCTGTCCTGAGCGACTCGGCCAAGACATTCAAAATCATGACGGCCGACCGTAAGCAGGTCGTTTTCTCCGGTAAATTCAAGGACGGCCGAAAAGACTCGTTGTCGGGGAAGTCAGTGCAGATCGCGGATTTCTCGGCTTTTACCCGCCCCGGTAAGTACGTGTTCGCGCTGAGCAAACAAACGCAGTCGGAGCCGTTCGCAATCAAAGCCAATGTGTACCGCCCGCTGGCGATTGGCAGTTTGAAAGGCTTCTACTACCAGCGTGTTTCAACGCCCCTGCCTGCTGAGTTTGCGGGCGAATGGGCGCGGCCCGCCGGTCACCCCGACACGCAGGTGCAGATTCACCCCTCGGCCGCGTCCGACAAGCGACCCAAAGGAACCATCATTTCGTCGCCGGGCGGCTGGTACGACGCGGGCGACTACAACAAATACATCGTCAATTCGGGCATTACCGTCGGGACGCTGCTGTCGGTGCTGGAAGATTTCCCGACGACCGCCAAAGCGCTGAAAACCGCCATTCCCGAAACCGACAACGCCCTGCCCGACCTGCTCGACGAAACGCTCTGGAACCTGCGCTGGATGCTGACCATGCAGGACCCCAACGACGGGGGCGTCTACCACAAGCTGACCAACGCCAAATTCGACGGGATGATTATGCCCGACAAAGCCACCTCGACGCGCTACGTGGTGCAGAAAAGCGTGACGGCCGCACTTGATTTTACGGCCGTTATGGCGCAGGCCAGCCGGGTGCTGAAACCGTACGAAAAGCAACTGCCCGGCCTGGCTGATTCATGCTTGCAGGCGGCTAAGCTGGCCTGGCAGTGGGCTGAAGCCAATCCCAACACGCTCTACGATCAGGATGCCATGAACAAGCGGTTCAAACCCGACGTCGTGACCGGTGCCTACGGCGATAAAGATGCCAGCGACGAACGCATGTGGGCGGCTACCGAACTGTACGTGACGACCAAAGACGATGCCTATTACAAAGCCGTCAAACTGTTTCCCGACGATAAAACCCCGCTGCCATCGTGGGCGCAGGTTCGCACGCTGGCCTATTACGCGCTGGTGCGGAATGCGGCTTCGCTGACGCAACTGGGCAAGCGCGATCTGCCGATGGTGAAACGGCACCTGATGGAACTCGCCGACCGGATCAGCAACGGTACCGAGCGGCAACCGTACGGCACGGCAATGGGGCAGTCGGCCAGTGACTTCATCTGGGGTAGCAGCGCCGAAGCGGCCAATCAGGGCATTGCGCTGCTGGTTGCCTACAAATACACCAGCGGCCCCAACAAAAAGCAGTACCTGCGCTCGGCCCTGAGCAACCTCGACTACCTGCTGGGTCGCAACGCCATTGGCTATTCGTTCGTAACGGGCTTCGGCACCAAAACACCGCTTCACCCCCACCACCGCCCATCCATCGCCGACGGTATCGACGCGCCCGTGCCGGGGCTGCTGTCGGGTGGTACCAACGCCAAAGCCGCGCAGCAGGACAAGTGCGCGGGCTACACCAGCACCGCCCCCGACGAAGTCTACCTCGACGCCGACTGTTCCTACGCGTCCAACGAAATCGCCATTAACTGGAACGCCCCACTCGTCTACCTGACGACGGCCCTCGAAGCCCTTCAGGAGGAACAAACGACAAGTAGTCGGAAGAAGTAATTTGTCTCAAACAGCATCCTGCTGTTTGCTGTCACTAGCAATTGGCAAACAGCAGGATGCTGTTTGAGACAAGACAAATCAGCCGGGCGCATGGAACCAATACGCGTGATTGGCTTTTTACCGTATCATGCGTATTAAATCCCTGGACTTGCTTCGGCAGGAAGCCGCGCAGAGTGGCGAGAACTCATTGAAACGGTCGTTAGGCGCGTTTAACCTTGTCGCCATCGGCATTGGCGTTATCATCGGCGCGGGCTTGTTTTCACTCACCGGCATCGCAGCCGCTAACCACGCCGGTCCTGCCGTTACGCTGTCGTTTGTCATAGCCGCTATCGGCTGCGCGTTCAGTGCCCTTTGCTACGCCGAATTTGCGGCAATGGTCCCCGTGTCGGGCAGCGCGTACACGTATGCGTATGCCACGCTGGGCGAACTGTTTGCCTGGATCATCGGCTGGGACCTCGTGCTCGAATACTCCGTTGGGGCGGCAACGGTGGCCATTAGCTGGTCGCAGTACCTCAACCGGTTTCTGAGCAATTACGGCCTGCACCTGCCACCTCAACTGATGCTGTCGCCCTTCGAGACGGCAACGGCGGCTAATGGCGACGTAGTATCGGGTTTCGTCAACCTGCCCGCCGTGCTGATCGTTGTAGCCATTACGGCCATTATCATCCGGGGTACGTCGGGCTCGGCCCTGTTCAACGCCATCGTGGTGGCCCTGAAAGTGCTGGTCGTGCTTGTATTCATTGCGTTGGGCTGGCAATACATTGATCCAGCGAATTACCAACCCTACATTCCCGCCAACACCGGCACGTTTGGCGAATTCGGCTGGAGCGGGGTACTGCGTGGGGCGGGCGTCGTCTTTTTCGTCTTTATCGGCTTCGACATTGTGGCGACAATGGCGCAGGAAGCCAAAAAGCCCCAACGCGATATGCCCATCGGTATTCTGGGGTCGCTGATCGTTTGTACAATCCTGTTCGTGCTGTTCGGCTACGTCATGACGGGCATGGCCAATTACACCGAGTTTAAAAACAGCGCGGCCCCGGTCGCCATCGCCATCGAGAAAACGCCCTACCGCTGGCTGGGGCAACTCATTATCGGCGCTATCCTGATCGGCTACACGTCGGTAATTCTGGTCGATTTGCTGGGGCAGTCACGCGTATTTTTCTCAATGAGCCGCGACGGTCTGCTGCCCGCTGCCTTCTCCGAGGTTCACCCGCGCTTCCGCACGCCCTGGAAGTCGAACCTGTTGCTGTGCGCGTTTATCGGCCTGTTTGCGGGCTTCGTCCCGATTAACGTCGTTGGGGAAATGACCAGTATCGGTACGCTGCTTGCCTTCGTGATGGTTTGTCTCGGCGTACTGATTCTGCGCCGAAAGCAGCCCGACGCCCCCCGCTCGTTTCGCACACCCTGGGTGCCTGTCGTGCCAATCCTAGGCATTCTAACTTGCTTGGTGATGATGGTGTCGCTGCCCGGCGAAACCTGGCTGCGGCTTATCATCTGGCTGGCAATCGGTCTGGCTATTTACTACACCTACGGCCGGAAGAAAAGCAAGCTGGGTAACGTGTAGCTGTCTTGAGTGGTTACATTGTCCCCGGCAGCTTCCAGCTGTGTAGCCTGGACCTCCAGGTCCGGGTGGGCGCGATAGCGACCAAGAAGCTGCCGCCTTACA is part of the Spirosoma rhododendri genome and encodes:
- a CDS encoding glycoside hydrolase family 9 protein yields the protein MTRYLLLSISLLTTHIIYGQSDSIRLNQLGYYPNATKQIAVLSDSAKTFKIMTADRKQVVFSGKFKDGRKDSLSGKSVQIADFSAFTRPGKYVFALSKQTQSEPFAIKANVYRPLAIGSLKGFYYQRVSTPLPAEFAGEWARPAGHPDTQVQIHPSAASDKRPKGTIISSPGGWYDAGDYNKYIVNSGITVGTLLSVLEDFPTTAKALKTAIPETDNALPDLLDETLWNLRWMLTMQDPNDGGVYHKLTNAKFDGMIMPDKATSTRYVVQKSVTAALDFTAVMAQASRVLKPYEKQLPGLADSCLQAAKLAWQWAEANPNTLYDQDAMNKRFKPDVVTGAYGDKDASDERMWAATELYVTTKDDAYYKAVKLFPDDKTPLPSWAQVRTLAYYALVRNAASLTQLGKRDLPMVKRHLMELADRISNGTERQPYGTAMGQSASDFIWGSSAEAANQGIALLVAYKYTSGPNKKQYLRSALSNLDYLLGRNAIGYSFVTGFGTKTPLHPHHRPSIADGIDAPVPGLLSGGTNAKAAQQDKCAGYTSTAPDEVYLDADCSYASNEIAINWNAPLVYLTTALEALQEEQTTSSRKK
- a CDS encoding amino acid permease translates to MRIKSLDLLRQEAAQSGENSLKRSLGAFNLVAIGIGVIIGAGLFSLTGIAAANHAGPAVTLSFVIAAIGCAFSALCYAEFAAMVPVSGSAYTYAYATLGELFAWIIGWDLVLEYSVGAATVAISWSQYLNRFLSNYGLHLPPQLMLSPFETATAANGDVVSGFVNLPAVLIVVAITAIIIRGTSGSALFNAIVVALKVLVVLVFIALGWQYIDPANYQPYIPANTGTFGEFGWSGVLRGAGVVFFVFIGFDIVATMAQEAKKPQRDMPIGILGSLIVCTILFVLFGYVMTGMANYTEFKNSAAPVAIAIEKTPYRWLGQLIIGAILIGYTSVILVDLLGQSRVFFSMSRDGLLPAAFSEVHPRFRTPWKSNLLLCAFIGLFAGFVPINVVGEMTSIGTLLAFVMVCLGVLILRRKQPDAPRSFRTPWVPVVPILGILTCLVMMVSLPGETWLRLIIWLAIGLAIYYTYGRKKSKLGNV